A genomic stretch from Candidatus Methanomassiliicoccus intestinalis Issoire-Mx1 includes:
- a CDS encoding 30S ribosomal protein S19e has protein sequence MVTVYDVPPEKLIMKAAEKLKQVDAIAVPEWAEFVKTGRHTENAPVQEDWWFIRAASVMRKVYTKGPMGTSRLAAEYGGFADRGSKPNRAIKGSRAIARRCLIQLENAGFLLKDKKNGRMISPKGQSFLDNVAKEVYDEMNN, from the coding sequence ATGGTTACTGTCTATGATGTCCCGCCGGAGAAGCTTATCATGAAGGCCGCTGAAAAATTAAAGCAGGTCGATGCGATCGCAGTCCCGGAATGGGCAGAATTCGTAAAAACTGGAAGGCATACTGAAAATGCTCCAGTTCAGGAAGACTGGTGGTTTATCCGTGCAGCTTCCGTTATGAGAAAAGTTTATACAAAAGGCCCAATGGGAACGTCCAGACTCGCCGCTGAATACGGTGGCTTTGCTGACCGCGGTTCCAAACCGAACAGAGCTATCAAGGGATCCCGTGCAATCGCAAGAAGATGCCTGATCCAACTTGAAAATGCTGGATTTTTGTTAAAAGACAAGAAAAACGGCAGAATGATATCTCCAAAGGGTCAGTCATTCCTTGACAACGTTGCCAAGGAAGTTTACGACGAAATGAATAACTAA
- a CDS encoding 50S ribosomal protein L39e, giving the protein MARNKPAAMKGRLMRADKTNRRVPAWVMIRTNRNVLRHPKRRNWRHNDLKE; this is encoded by the coding sequence ATGGCTAGGAACAAGCCCGCCGCTATGAAAGGCCGCCTAATGAGGGCGGACAAAACTAACCGCAGAGTCCCTGCATGGGTTATGATTAGGACTAACAGAAATGTACTCCGTCATCCTAAGAGGAGAAACTGGAGACATAACGATCTGAAGGAGTGA
- a CDS encoding translation initiation factor IF-6, producing MMRLSSYNGNPFIGVYCVANEEISLVPLDCQDSLVDDIQACLEVDVIRTSLASSTILGTLMAMNSYGAVTSDMASLSELRPLRGKLRFRRIKDRVNAFGNNILVNDNAALVNPDLDNASIKTIADTLNVEVVKGSVAGYNTVGSVCAVTNKGLLCHPLATKEEQDMLKSLFKVPVAVGTLNYGSRTVGAGILVNTKGAAVGSKTTPIEMGRVEDALYL from the coding sequence ATGATGAGACTCTCCAGCTACAATGGCAATCCGTTCATAGGAGTCTACTGTGTAGCTAATGAAGAGATCTCATTAGTTCCTTTAGATTGTCAAGACTCGCTCGTGGATGATATCCAGGCATGTCTTGAAGTAGATGTAATAAGGACGAGTTTGGCTTCTAGCACCATCCTTGGTACCCTAATGGCTATGAATTCTTACGGGGCCGTGACATCCGACATGGCCTCGCTTTCAGAGCTTAGGCCTTTACGCGGTAAACTTCGTTTCAGAAGGATCAAAGACCGTGTGAACGCATTTGGCAATAACATTCTTGTGAATGACAACGCTGCACTTGTGAATCCCGACCTGGACAATGCCAGCATCAAAACGATTGCCGACACACTCAACGTGGAAGTCGTCAAAGGTTCTGTTGCAGGATACAATACTGTCGGATCCGTCTGCGCTGTTACTAACAAAGGCCTGCTCTGCCACCCTCTGGCTACAAAAGAGGAACAAGATATGCTGAAATCTCTGTTTAAGGTTCCAGTGGCGGTGGGAACTTTGAACTATGGTTCCCGTACAGTCGGAGCCGGCATTCTGGTTAATACAAAAGGTGCTGCAGTAGGATCTAAAACAACTCCCATAGAAATGGGCAGAGTCGAAGACGCTCTGTATCTGTAA
- a CDS encoding 50S ribosomal protein L31e: MDERIINITLRKTRAVPRTQRARRAISELRSNVARHMKVSEDDVWIDKGLNEAIWARGITNPPIHITVKAVKFEDDLVEVSLPDNSVASN; this comes from the coding sequence ATGGATGAGAGAATTATCAACATAACACTCAGAAAGACAAGAGCAGTACCTCGTACACAGAGAGCTAGAAGAGCTATCAGCGAGCTGCGTTCCAATGTTGCAAGACACATGAAGGTCAGCGAAGATGATGTATGGATCGACAAAGGTCTAAACGAAGCCATATGGGCCCGCGGGATTACAAACCCTCCAATTCACATAACTGTAAAAGCTGTGAAATTTGAGGACGATCTCGTTGAAGTATCTCTTCCAGACAACTCCGTGGCAAGCAACTAA
- a CDS encoding DNA-binding protein, translated as MHDAELEELRRRKMAQLQQSQESQLQQQAMMEERAKQMEAERQAIMRQILTPEARERLAKVKMAYPDVAAAVEEQLLRLMQMGRIQNQIDDATLKAILRQISPQRREIKIERV; from the coding sequence ATGCATGACGCTGAGCTTGAAGAACTTCGCCGACGGAAAATGGCGCAATTGCAGCAGTCACAAGAGTCACAGTTGCAGCAGCAGGCCATGATGGAAGAACGTGCGAAACAGATGGAAGCAGAGCGTCAGGCCATTATGCGCCAGATATTAACTCCGGAAGCCAGAGAAAGACTGGCAAAGGTGAAAATGGCGTATCCAGATGTAGCTGCAGCCGTTGAAGAACAGCTGCTCCGCCTCATGCAGATGGGGCGTATCCAAAATCAAATAGACGATGCTACTCTGAAAGCGATTCTAAGACAGATTTCGCCTCAGAGGCGTGAAATTAAAATTGAAAGGGTGTAA
- a CDS encoding CopG family ribbon-helix-helix protein, with product MSSKSPKTPFKLLIPGALLKRVDYYVTNDDYSNRSEFIVRAIRDYVDKLDYVKAIDKEYAMFEDKKNKEEKSTDDKEDSIRSGSR from the coding sequence TCTAAGAGTCCTAAGACGCCTTTTAAACTGTTAATTCCAGGTGCATTGCTGAAAAGGGTTGACTATTACGTAACAAATGACGATTACAGTAACAGGTCTGAATTCATAGTGAGAGCAATCAGAGACTACGTTGACAAGCTCGACTATGTCAAAGCAATCGATAAAGAATATGCAATGTTCGAAGACAAGAAAAATAAAGAAGAGAAATCGACAGATGATAAGGAAGATTCAATCCGAAGTGGTTCGCGATGA